A segment of the Dongia rigui genome:
AGGACGATCTGATTTCGGCCCGGTCGTTCGAGACCTTTGCCGGTTATCGTATCGTCGCTGCCCAGGGTGAACTGGTGCAGTATGTCGGCGCCCAGATGCCGGTCGAAGCGACCCCGGACGAAGTCAACTACGCCGAGTAACGGCTGGCTTCAGTTAGGCTAAAAAAAAGGCCCCGCAGCGAAAGTTGCGGGGCCTTTTGCTTGTCGGCCCCACGGCTTCAACGGGGCCGCGGATCGGACACCGATCGCAAAATCACTGGCTGGAAAGGGCGTTTTGGAGGCCCGGGCCGGAATCGAACCGACGTACGAGGATTTGCAGTCCTCTGCATGGCCACTCTGCCACCGGGCCTGCGGGTGCGGACAGTTTCGACGCACCAAAAGGCGAGCGCACGTATAGAGCCTGTCATGGGGCAGGGTCAAGGGTGTGAACGACGCCGGAAGCGGTAAAATTGAATCCCTCATGTCTCTGTTTTTTCGGCATGAATCGGGGTCAATGGGGCTATTATCCCTGGATCGGAAGCGGCCGGTTTGGGGTACGGCTGCTTGTCGCAATGCGGCAATGCGGCTATAAACCGACCCTATGATCGGCCCCATGACTCGTGGGCCGGGTGACGCCTGCAGACGGTCGAATCCAGCGACCCTGGCTGCGGCGATTGAGGATGACCAAGGGGTATGACGATGGCGACGGCAGCAACGACGACCAGCGCAGCGAAAGATTATGCGGCGGCACGGCGTTTCATGGTGGACGGTCAGATCCGCACCAACAAGGTGACGGATGAGCGTCTGATCGAGGCGCTTGTCGACATCCCGCGCGAGCGCTTTGTGCCGTCGGCGCTGGAGGCCCGGGCCTATCTCGATGACGACCTGCCCGTTGGCAATGGCCGCTATCTCATGGAACCCATGGTTCTCGCGCGTCTGATCCAAAGCCTGCACGTCCAACCTGGCGACCGCGTGTTGGTGGTTGGGGCCGCCGGCGGCTACAGCGCGGCGTTGCTGGCGCGTCTGGGTGCAACCGTGACAGCGCTTGAAAGCGATAGCGCCCTGGGCGCTGCGGCCCGTGCGGCGCTCAGCCATGGCCGCGCCGATGCAACCCTCGTCGCCGGCCCGCTCCAGGAAGGCTACGCCCAGGGCGGCCCCTATGCCGCCATTCTGATCGAAGGCGCCGTTGCTGAAGTGCCGGCCCGTCTGCTCGAACAATTGAAGCAGGAAGGCAAGCTGGCCACGGTCCTGCGCGACAACAATGTCACCAGCGGGCGCGCTGTGCTCGTGACCCGCGGCGCTGCCGGGACGGTGGGTACGCGCATCCTGTTCGATGCCAATACGCCCCTTCTGCCTGGCTTCGAGCCGGCCCCGGCCTTCACTTTTTGATCTCCGATCCGATGGGGCAGGGGAACGGCATCGAGATTGAAGCTGCAGGTTTGCGCGACATGATTGCAGCGGATGCCGACATCCAACTGATTGACGTTCGCGAACCCTGGGAAGTGGACATCTGCCGCATATCCGACAGCCGCTCGATCCCGCTTGGCGACTTGCAGCAGCGCGCAAGCGAACTGAGCACGGACAAGACAATGGTGATGATCTGCCACCACGGCACGCGGAGCTACCGTGCTACCATGTGGTTGCGCCAGAATGGCTTCGACAAGGCGCTGAATCTTGCTGGCGGCATTGACGCATGGGCTCGCGAAATCGAGCCCGGCATGCCGCGCTATTGATATTCGTGATTTGAAAGAGTGAACGGGAAGGGACGGTTGAGGATCATGCAGCGGCGCAATCCTGGAAATACGGCGACAGCGATATTTGCGGTCATGCTGTGTGGCGTTTTCGCGACGCCGGCTTTGGCGGTGGACCTGAATGAGGCCCTGGCGCAAGCCTATGCCAGCAACCCGACACTGGAATCGGCACGGGCCCAGTTGCGCGCGACGGATGAAAGGGTGCCGGAAGCGCTGAGTGGCTGGCGTCCCACGGTCGTGGGGCAGGCCCAAGGCGGCAAGACCTGGATCGAACAGAACACGCCATTGCTGCTCGATCAAAATCTCAACTCCCGCGAATTCAACGTGACGGTTTCGCAGCCCGTCTTCAACGGCTTCGAGACGGTATCTTCGACGTCGGCCGCGGAAAACCGGGTTCTTTCTGGGCGGGCAAGTCTCGAAAATTCTGAACAGCAGGTTTTGCTGCAGGCGGTTCAGGCATACATGCAGGTCGTCCGCGACCGGGCGGTCTTGGAGCTCAACAAGAACAACGAAAGCGTCATCGGCCAGCAATTGCAGGCGACACGCGACCGTTTCGATGCTGGCGAAGTCACCCGAACCGACGTTGCACAGGCAGAATCACGCCTGCAGGGCGCCATCGCAGACCGCATCGCGGCCGCAGGCAATCTGACGGCCTCCATCGCCATCTATCGTCAGGTCATTGGCGAAGAGCCGACCGACCTGAAGATGCCGGAAGGCCAGCTCGACATTCCGGCCAACAAGGACGAGGCTGTGGCCCAGTCGATCAACTCACCGGCCGTCGTTGCCGCCAAGTATCAGGCGGATGCTGCCAAGGACGACATCGACGTCGCCTTTTCCGAGTTGCTGCCGACGGTATCGATCGAAGGCTCATGGACGCGCAGCGAAGAGCAAAGCTCACCCGAGCAGTCGCAGGATGTAGGGCAGGTCCTCGGTGTTTTGCGGGTGCCACTCTATCAAGCCGGCGCTCCCGATGCGCGTGTCCGGCAATCAAAGCAGCTCTATCAGCAAAGCCGCCGCAAGATCGACGAAGCGGTCCGCGCGGGTGAGCAGGGTGCGGTCGACGCGTGGCGCACGTATGAAACCGCTGTGGCCCAGATCGACTCGTTCAAAGAACAGGTCCGTGCGACCGAAGTGGCGCTGGACGGCGTGAAGCAGGAGCAGCAGGTTGGTGCTCGCACTGTGCTCGACGTCCTTGACGCTGAACTTGAAGCGCTCAACGCCAAAGTCAGCCTGGTGCAGGCCCAGACCAACTTGGTCGTGGCGCGTTACCAGGTGCTGGCCTCAGTTGGCCGTTTGACGGCCAAGAATTTGGCCTTGGATGTCAGCGTCTATGACCCGCAAAAGCATTACGACGACGTTCGAAACAAGTTCATCGGCACGGGTCCGTCGGTCGAATAATGGAACGGCCGGGGCGTTTTGCCCCGGCCACCATCGCCATATCTAGTGGAACTGGATACGCGGTTTCCCATTTCTTGAGAAATACCAATAAAGACGTTAGGATAGCCGGCATAGCTGGGGCGACTCGGTTCGGCATGGCGATTGCTTCTATGCAGTCCTAAATGCGGTGCCGGGCGAGAGTGACCCGGTCAGGGATTGGTGAATGTCGGACGCCAAGGGCAATCAAGAACCGTCGATGGAGGAAATTCTCGCCTCCATCCGGCGAATCATCTCCGAAGACGGCGAGCCGAAGGAAGAACCTGCGGCGCCGGCGGTCAATGGCCATGCGGCTGAAGACGCCGATGCGGATGATGATGACGCGTTGGTACTGACCGACATGGTGGTCGGCGACAGCAATGTGGTCGAACTGCAGGAAGAGCCCGAGCCGGTTCCGGCGCCACCGCCACCCGCACCGCCACCCGCACCGCCCCTGGCAGCAGCTCCGGCGCCTGCGCCGCCGGCTCCGCCAGAACCCGATCCAGAGCCAGAACCCGAGCCGCTGCCCGAGCCTGAAGCCTTGCCCGAACCGGAGGCAGCGCTTCCGGAAGACGCTTCGGCTGATATTGAGCTTGATGTTGCGCCGCCGCCTGCGGCGGAGATGTCAGATGCCGCGATGGATGACGGCGAGCCCGTTGAGCCGATTGCCGTGGCCCCTGCCGGTGCTGCTGATGCGCCATTGGAGGGGGATCTGGTGTCGCCTGTTGTCGCCGCAGCAAGTGCTGCCACCATGGCACAACTGGTCGCAAAGAAGCCGCAACTCAGCACGTCGCGCCACGCCTCGATCGATGGTTTGCTGGTCGAAACGCTGGTTCGGCAGGCGATTGAGCCGATGCTGAAGGATTGGCTCGACGAGCATCTCCAGGAGATTGTCGAGCGACTGGTGCGGCGTGAAGTCGAGCGACTGTCGCGCAAGGCCGAGTTGAGCTGAATTCGCTCACTTCCGGCCCATTTTCAGATCCAAACGCGGTTTTTCGGCCGTTTGACTGGGGCGTGTGGATCGTTATAACTCCCGCCAACGCCCCAATACTGCCATTTTAGAGGTTGTCCCAGCGATGCTGGAAAAGACGTTCCAACCCGCCGAGGTTGAGAAGAAGCATTACGATGCCTGGGAAAAGTCCGGGGCCTTTGCTGCCCATGCGACGTCCAACAAGGCGCCCTATACGATCATGATGCCGCCACCTAACGTGACCGGCAGCTTGCACATGGGCCACGCCCTTACCTTTACGCTGCAGGACATCCTGATCCGCTACCAGCGGATGAAGGGGCGGGACGCCTTGTGGCAGCCCGGAACCGACCACGCCGGCATCGCGACGCAGATGGTGGTCGAACGCCAACTCGGTGAAAAAGGCATTAAGCGCACCGATCTTGGGCGCGAGAAGTTCCTGGAAAAGGTCTGGGAATGGAAAGGTGAGTCCGGCGGCACGATCACGCGCCAGCTGCGCCGTCTCGGGGCGTCGCCGGACTGGCCACGCGAACGCTTCACGATGGACGAGGGGCTGAACGACGCCGTCCGCAAAGTGTTCGTCGACCTCTATCGACAGGGTCTCATCTATCGCGACAAGCGGCTGGTGAACTGGGATCCCAAACTCCATACCGCGATTTCCGATCTTGAAGTCGTGCAGAAAGAGACCAAGGGCAAGCTGTGGCATCTGCGCTATCCGGTGGATGGGCAACCCGGCCGCTTCCTGGTCGTGGCTACGACGCGTCCGGAAACCATGCTGGGCGATACCGCCGTGGCGGTGAACGCCGAGGACGATCGCTACAAGGACCTGATCGGCAAGTATCTGAATCTGCCGCTCAGCGACCGGCTGATACCCGTGGTCGCCGACGAGCATGCGGATCCAGAAACCGGATCGGGCGCGGTGAAGATCACGCCAGCGCACGACTTCAACGACTTTGAAGTGGGCCGGCGTCACAATCTGGAAATGATCAACATCTTCGACCGCGACGCGAAGCTCAATGAGAACGTGCCGGCAAAGTATCAGGGACTTGATCGGTTCAAGGCCCGCGAAGTGGTGCTCGAAGACCTGACAGCCCTCGACCTTGTCGAGAAGATCGATGACCACACCTTGATGCTGCCCTATGGCGACCGCTCCAATGTTGTCATCGAGCCCTGGTTGACCGACCAGTGGTACTGCGACGCGCACGCGCTGGCGCAGCCGGCGATCAAGGCGGTCGAGACGGGGAAGACCGTCTTTGTGCCGAAGCAATGGGAGAACACCTATTTTGAATGGATGCGCAACATCCAGCCGTGGTGCATTTCGCGCCAGCTGTGGTGGGGCCACCAAATCCCTGCGTGGTTCGGCCCGGACGGCGAAGTGTTCGTTGCGCTCGACGAGCCCGAAGCCAAAGGCGCTGCATTCAAGCATTACGGCAAGGACGTCGAGCTGACACGTGATCCGGATGTTCTTGACACGTGGTTTTCATCGGCGCTGTGGCCGTTTTCCACTCTGGGTTGGCCGGCGCAAACACCGGAGCTGAAGCGATATTACCCGGGTGACGTGCTGGTCACGGGCTTCGACATCATCTTCTTCTGGGTCGCTCGCATGATGATGATGGGCATCCATTTCATGGGCGATGTACCGTTCAAGACGGTCTATATCCATGCCCTCGTGCGCGACGAGCACGGGCAGAAGATGTCGAAGTCGAAAGGCAATGTCATCGACCCGCTGGACATCATCGATAAATACGGCTGCGATGCGTTGCGCTTCACCTTGACGGCTCTCGCCGCCCAGGGCCGTGACATCAAGATGTCGGAACAGCGGGTCGAAGGTTACCGCAACTTCGCAACCAAATTGTGGAATGCGACGCGCTTCTGCCTCATGAACGAGTGCAAGGCAGACCCGTCTTTTGATCCGGCCAAGGTTTCGGCCGCGGTCAATCGCTGGATGATCGGGCGGCTTGCAGCCTGTGCCCAGGCGATCGACCAGGCGATGGCGCAATACCGCTACAACGATGCAGCCGGTGCGCTCTATCGCTGCATCTGGAATGAATTCTGCGATTGGTATGTCGAATTCACCAAGCCGATCATCCAGGGTGATGATGAGCGGCTGAAGGCCGAGACGCGTGCCTGCACCGCCTGGGTGCTGGGGCAGTTACTGCATCTGCTGCACCCGTTCATGCCGTTCATCACCGAGGAGTTGTGGCCGCAGCTGGGCGAAGCCAATACCAGCCTGCTGATCGGCGAGCCGTGGCCGGATTTCTCCAAATTGTCTCTCGACGCGCAAGCCGGTGCCGATCTTGATTGGGTGATCCGCCTCGTCTCCGAGATTCGGACCCTGCGTGCCGAGATGAACGTGCCGCCGGCGGCCCAGGTGCAGATCCTGTTGCGCGATGCAGCAAGCCAGACCCAGGGGCGCATCGCCGCCTATGGCGATCTGATCCGCCGCCTCGCCCGCATTGACCGCGTCGAATACCTGGCAGGCGAGGGGCCAAAGGGGGCCGCGCAAATCGTTCTCGATGAGGCGACGATCCTGCTGCCATTGGCTGGCGTGATCGACGTGGAAAAGGAGCGCGCCCGCCTGAAGAAGGACCTCGACAAGGCCGCTGGCGAAGCCGACAAGATCGCCCGCAAGCTGGGTAACGAGCAGTTTGTCGCCAAGGCCGATCCGGAAGTTGTCGAGGAGCAGCGCCTGCGCCTCGCCGAAATCGAGCAAACCCGGGACAAGCTGGCCCAGGCAATGGCACGGTTGGCCACAATCTGACCGGCCTGGAAGAGGACTTGCCGGAGCGCGCCTAGCCGCCATAATGGTGGGATGCATCGCGTCCGGCTGCCTCTCCTGGGCCTTGCGGGCCTCCTTGTTCTGCTGCTCGGTCTGCCGGCGGCAACCCCTGCTGCACCGATCGCACATCAAGGCCTCATCTTTTCCGACGAACTCGGCGGTTTCGACCTCGTCGCCGTCAGTGGTTCGGGCACGCTGGATGATCCGATTACCGTCGTCGAGCGCGTAACCGGCAACCGTGCGATCACGCTGACGATCCGAAATTTTGGGCGCGATTTTGGCAATCGCATCGGCTCTCAGCACGTCGCTGCCTTTGCGATGAAGAAGGTCGTCATCAACGACACCGGGCATGTCTGGCGCAACTACCAGATGGAGCTCCGCGAAGTGACGACACGCCATTCCCCCTATGGCGACGGCCTCAGCTTTGGCCAGAACTCATATATCGGACTGCACTACACGAAGAGCAGTTTCCCGAAGATCCAGCGCTTTGACGAGCCGGAGGATACGTTGGGCTTCAGCGGCATCGAGGTGGCACCCGGTGAAGAGGCCGAGTTCAGTTTCATTGTCAGCGATATGTCGCCCGTGTCGGTGTTCTATCTCTTGCAACTCCCGCTGCAACCGCTGTCACAAAATGGCCCGGTAACGGAAAGACCGCGGGAATGGGCGTCGACAGTGCCATGACGGG
Coding sequences within it:
- a CDS encoding protein-L-isoaspartate O-methyltransferase family protein, giving the protein MTMATAATTTSAAKDYAAARRFMVDGQIRTNKVTDERLIEALVDIPRERFVPSALEARAYLDDDLPVGNGRYLMEPMVLARLIQSLHVQPGDRVLVVGAAGGYSAALLARLGATVTALESDSALGAAARAALSHGRADATLVAGPLQEGYAQGGPYAAILIEGAVAEVPARLLEQLKQEGKLATVLRDNNVTSGRAVLVTRGAAGTVGTRILFDANTPLLPGFEPAPAFTF
- a CDS encoding rhodanese-like domain-containing protein, with protein sequence MISDPMGQGNGIEIEAAGLRDMIAADADIQLIDVREPWEVDICRISDSRSIPLGDLQQRASELSTDKTMVMICHHGTRSYRATMWLRQNGFDKALNLAGGIDAWAREIEPGMPRY
- a CDS encoding TolC family outer membrane protein — protein: MQRRNPGNTATAIFAVMLCGVFATPALAVDLNEALAQAYASNPTLESARAQLRATDERVPEALSGWRPTVVGQAQGGKTWIEQNTPLLLDQNLNSREFNVTVSQPVFNGFETVSSTSAAENRVLSGRASLENSEQQVLLQAVQAYMQVVRDRAVLELNKNNESVIGQQLQATRDRFDAGEVTRTDVAQAESRLQGAIADRIAAAGNLTASIAIYRQVIGEEPTDLKMPEGQLDIPANKDEAVAQSINSPAVVAAKYQADAAKDDIDVAFSELLPTVSIEGSWTRSEEQSSPEQSQDVGQVLGVLRVPLYQAGAPDARVRQSKQLYQQSRRKIDEAVRAGEQGAVDAWRTYETAVAQIDSFKEQVRATEVALDGVKQEQQVGARTVLDVLDAELEALNAKVSLVQAQTNLVVARYQVLASVGRLTAKNLALDVSVYDPQKHYDDVRNKFIGTGPSVE
- a CDS encoding DUF2497 domain-containing protein, with translation MSDAKGNQEPSMEEILASIRRIISEDGEPKEEPAAPAVNGHAAEDADADDDDALVLTDMVVGDSNVVELQEEPEPVPAPPPPAPPPAPPLAAAPAPAPPAPPEPDPEPEPEPLPEPEALPEPEAALPEDASADIELDVAPPPAAEMSDAAMDDGEPVEPIAVAPAGAADAPLEGDLVSPVVAAASAATMAQLVAKKPQLSTSRHASIDGLLVETLVRQAIEPMLKDWLDEHLQEIVERLVRREVERLSRKAELS
- a CDS encoding valine--tRNA ligase; translation: MLEKTFQPAEVEKKHYDAWEKSGAFAAHATSNKAPYTIMMPPPNVTGSLHMGHALTFTLQDILIRYQRMKGRDALWQPGTDHAGIATQMVVERQLGEKGIKRTDLGREKFLEKVWEWKGESGGTITRQLRRLGASPDWPRERFTMDEGLNDAVRKVFVDLYRQGLIYRDKRLVNWDPKLHTAISDLEVVQKETKGKLWHLRYPVDGQPGRFLVVATTRPETMLGDTAVAVNAEDDRYKDLIGKYLNLPLSDRLIPVVADEHADPETGSGAVKITPAHDFNDFEVGRRHNLEMINIFDRDAKLNENVPAKYQGLDRFKAREVVLEDLTALDLVEKIDDHTLMLPYGDRSNVVIEPWLTDQWYCDAHALAQPAIKAVETGKTVFVPKQWENTYFEWMRNIQPWCISRQLWWGHQIPAWFGPDGEVFVALDEPEAKGAAFKHYGKDVELTRDPDVLDTWFSSALWPFSTLGWPAQTPELKRYYPGDVLVTGFDIIFFWVARMMMMGIHFMGDVPFKTVYIHALVRDEHGQKMSKSKGNVIDPLDIIDKYGCDALRFTLTALAAQGRDIKMSEQRVEGYRNFATKLWNATRFCLMNECKADPSFDPAKVSAAVNRWMIGRLAACAQAIDQAMAQYRYNDAAGALYRCIWNEFCDWYVEFTKPIIQGDDERLKAETRACTAWVLGQLLHLLHPFMPFITEELWPQLGEANTSLLIGEPWPDFSKLSLDAQAGADLDWVIRLVSEIRTLRAEMNVPPAAQVQILLRDAASQTQGRIAAYGDLIRRLARIDRVEYLAGEGPKGAAQIVLDEATILLPLAGVIDVEKERARLKKDLDKAAGEADKIARKLGNEQFVAKADPEVVEEQRLRLAEIEQTRDKLAQAMARLATI